Proteins encoded by one window of Nitrososphaerales archaeon:
- the mce gene encoding methylmalonyl-CoA epimerase, with amino-acid sequence MNINPGVGDMIKKIDHIGIAVKSLSNALSLYKDTLGLELKGIEEIEEQKVRVAIIPIGDSKIELIEPMGDDSPIKRFIDNRGEGIHHIALETDNIVHMLKSLKEKGYKLVDEEPRVGASKAKIAFIHPKSTMGTLIELCEH; translated from the coding sequence GTGAATATAAACCCAGGGGTTGGTGATATGATAAAGAAGATCGATCACATAGGAATAGCTGTAAAGAGCTTGAGTAATGCTCTAAGCCTCTATAAAGATACACTGGGGTTGGAGCTTAAGGGTATAGAGGAGATCGAAGAGCAGAAGGTAAGAGTGGCGATCATTCCGATAGGTGATAGTAAGATCGAGCTCATCGAGCCTATGGGAGACGATAGCCCCATCAAAAGGTTTATAGATAATAGAGGTGAGGGGATTCACCACATAGCCCTAGAAACCGATAATATTGTCCATATGTTGAAAAGTTTGAAAGAGAAAGGTTATAAGTTAGTAGATGAAGAGCCACGTGTCGGTGCAAGTAAAGCGAAGATCGCATTCATTCACCCCAAGAGTACGATGGGTACTCTAATAGAACTCTGTGAACATTAA